Proteins from one Myxococcus xanthus genomic window:
- a CDS encoding phosphoribosyltransferase — protein sequence MSFEDRVDAGRRLAQLLRERGYTGEGTLVLALPRGGVPVAFEVATALGAPLDVWVVRKVGVPGYEELGLGAVAEGGVAFVNRRLMDEVGVTEEDMQGLVRQKTDEVKVRVARFRQGIEAPRIEGQRIILVDDGIATGGTVRAAIQALRMHRPGSIILAVPVAASQTLAELAPLADDVVCVLSTPSLYAIGQWYADFQQVPDEAVATLLAQARLTLGHDRHAPPGDTAHS from the coding sequence TCCTTCGAGGATCGTGTCGATGCGGGCCGGCGGCTCGCCCAGTTGCTGCGCGAGCGTGGCTACACGGGTGAAGGCACGCTCGTCCTGGCGTTGCCCCGCGGGGGTGTACCTGTGGCCTTTGAGGTGGCAACAGCACTGGGCGCACCGCTGGACGTCTGGGTGGTCCGCAAGGTCGGTGTGCCGGGCTACGAGGAACTGGGCCTCGGCGCGGTCGCGGAAGGCGGTGTCGCGTTCGTCAACCGGAGGCTGATGGACGAGGTGGGCGTCACCGAGGAAGACATGCAAGGCCTCGTCCGTCAGAAGACGGATGAAGTGAAGGTCCGGGTGGCGCGCTTCCGCCAGGGCATCGAGGCGCCTCGAATCGAAGGCCAGCGCATCATCCTGGTGGACGACGGCATCGCGACGGGAGGTACCGTCCGAGCGGCCATCCAGGCGCTCCGCATGCACCGGCCCGGCAGCATCATCCTCGCGGTCCCCGTCGCGGCATCCCAGACGCTCGCAGAGCTCGCCCCCCTGGCGGATGACGTGGTGTGCGTGCTTTCAACGCCGTCGCTGTATGCCATTGGCCAGTGGTACGCCGACTTCCAACAGGTTCCAGATGAAGCGGTCGCGACGCTACTGGCACAGGCCCGGCTCACCCTCGGTCACGACCGTCACGCGCCGCCCGGCGACACGGCCCACTCCTGA
- a CDS encoding FmdB family zinc ribbon protein: MPVYEFYCRKCKEPFTEIMSVKEHDERTPKCPRCQETKEVEKRISTVHTVTTKKWLTL; encoded by the coding sequence ATGCCCGTCTACGAGTTCTACTGCCGCAAGTGTAAGGAGCCCTTCACCGAGATCATGAGCGTCAAGGAGCACGATGAGCGAACGCCCAAGTGCCCACGCTGCCAGGAGACGAAGGAGGTGGAGAAGCGCATCTCCACCGTTCATACCGTGACCACCAAGAAGTGGCTGACGCTCTAA